A genome region from Cognatishimia activa includes the following:
- a CDS encoding bifunctional 2-C-methyl-D-erythritol 4-phosphate cytidylyltransferase/2-C-methyl-D-erythritol 2,4-cyclodiphosphate synthase: MSEQHQKTIALIVAAGRGTRAGGALPKQWQPLAGRRVADWALKAFRNHPKVDESLLVVHPDDAQFYDSLDVKTVHGGATRDASVRAGLEALVGTGATHVLIHDVARATVPEHVITGVIDALKTSKAAAPALAVSDALWRGEDGQVSGTQNRAGLFRAQTPQGFDFETILAAHRSFHGQAADDVEVARATGVNVTITEGDEANLKITTPGDFARAERILRGTMDIRLGNGFDVHAFEEGDHVVLCGVTLPHDKALKGHSDADVGMHAVTDAIYGALAEGDIGRHFPPSEMEWKDADSAIFLKHAVDLAASKGFTVSNIDCTLICERPKIGPNAAKMISRMAELMDMDEDRVSIKATTSERLGFTGREEGIAALATATLVKS, encoded by the coding sequence ATGAGTGAGCAGCACCAGAAAACAATTGCCCTGATCGTCGCCGCAGGCCGAGGCACGCGCGCCGGAGGGGCATTACCCAAACAATGGCAGCCTCTGGCGGGTCGCCGCGTGGCGGACTGGGCGCTCAAGGCTTTCCGAAACCATCCAAAGGTGGACGAGAGTCTGCTGGTCGTACACCCTGATGATGCACAGTTTTATGACAGCCTGGATGTAAAAACCGTGCATGGCGGCGCAACGCGTGATGCATCGGTGCGCGCGGGGCTCGAGGCTTTGGTTGGGACGGGCGCGACTCATGTCCTTATTCACGATGTGGCGCGCGCAACGGTGCCGGAACATGTGATTACAGGTGTGATCGACGCCCTGAAAACCAGCAAGGCCGCGGCCCCTGCCTTGGCGGTCTCGGATGCGCTTTGGCGGGGTGAAGACGGTCAGGTCTCGGGCACGCAAAATCGCGCAGGTCTATTCCGCGCACAAACCCCGCAAGGGTTTGATTTTGAAACCATTCTGGCAGCGCATCGATCCTTTCACGGGCAAGCGGCTGATGACGTCGAGGTCGCACGCGCGACTGGCGTAAACGTCACGATCACCGAAGGCGACGAGGCCAATCTGAAAATTACAACGCCCGGGGATTTCGCCCGCGCGGAACGCATTTTGCGAGGGACTATGGATATTCGACTGGGCAACGGCTTTGACGTGCATGCCTTTGAAGAGGGTGATCATGTTGTGCTTTGCGGGGTCACGCTCCCGCACGACAAAGCGCTCAAGGGGCACTCAGACGCCGATGTTGGCATGCATGCGGTTACAGACGCGATCTATGGCGCGCTGGCGGAAGGTGACATTGGGCGGCATTTCCCCCCAAGCGAGATGGAGTGGAAAGACGCCGACAGCGCGATTTTCCTGAAACATGCGGTGGATCTGGCAGCGTCCAAAGGGTTCACGGTCAGCAATATTGACTGCACCCTGATCTGCGAGCGCCCCAAGATCGGGCCGAATGCCGCTAAGATGATCTCGCGGATGGCAGAGCTGATGGATATGGACGAAGACCGCGTCAGCATCAAAGCCACCACCAGCGAACGCCTTGGCTTTACAGGCCGCGAAGAAGGCATCGCAGCCCTCGCCACCGCGACATTGGTGAAATCATGA
- a CDS encoding peroxiredoxin: MFAGQKLPNVTFRTRVRDDSIEGPNPFRWQDMTTADYFEGKRVVLFSLPGAFTPTCSTYQLPGFENGFADFAAEGIDAIYCMSVNDSFVMNKWAEAQGIKNVGVIPDGSGEFTRKVGMLVDKDNLGFGMRSWRYAAVIDNGVVEAFFEEPGRDDNHPEDPYGESAPENVLSYLKNKVDTVAA; the protein is encoded by the coding sequence ATGTTTGCAGGACAAAAACTCCCCAATGTCACCTTCCGCACGCGCGTTCGCGACGACAGCATCGAAGGTCCAAACCCCTTCCGCTGGCAGGACATGACCACCGCAGATTACTTTGAAGGCAAGCGCGTTGTGCTGTTTTCCCTGCCGGGTGCGTTCACCCCGACATGCTCGACATACCAGCTGCCAGGCTTTGAGAACGGCTTTGCTGATTTCGCGGCCGAAGGCATCGATGCGATCTATTGCATGTCTGTGAACGACTCTTTTGTGATGAACAAATGGGCCGAAGCGCAGGGCATCAAAAACGTCGGCGTAATCCCTGACGGCTCTGGTGAATTCACCCGCAAAGTCGGCATGCTGGTGGACAAAGACAACCTCGGGTTCGGCATGCGCTCCTGGCGCTATGCGGCTGTCATCGACAATGGCGTTGTTGAGGCCTTCTTTGAAGAGCCAGGCCGCGACGACAACCACCCAGAGGATCCTTATGGCGAAAGCGCGCCAGAGAATGTTCTGAGCTATCTTAAGAACAAGGTCGACACTGTCGCGGCCTAA
- a CDS encoding CinA family protein yields MTLAEDLLAIAKAKGVVIATAESCTGGMVSAAITDVAGSSAILDRGFVTYTNDAKIQMLGVSPATLDAHGAVSEQVAREMAEGAVAHSNATIAVSITGIAGPGGSEFKPEGRVCFGITSKTETITETVEFGAIGRNNVRDSARNHALRLLITASSQF; encoded by the coding sequence GTGACACTCGCCGAAGACCTCCTAGCGATCGCCAAAGCCAAAGGCGTGGTGATCGCGACAGCCGAAAGCTGCACTGGCGGGATGGTCTCGGCAGCGATCACTGACGTCGCGGGATCTTCGGCGATCCTTGATCGGGGATTTGTCACCTACACCAATGACGCGAAAATCCAGATGCTCGGCGTGTCACCTGCAACCCTTGACGCCCATGGGGCCGTGTCAGAGCAGGTCGCACGCGAAATGGCCGAGGGCGCCGTTGCGCATAGCAATGCCACCATCGCCGTCTCGATCACGGGGATCGCAGGCCCCGGTGGTTCCGAGTTTAAACCCGAAGGTCGCGTCTGTTTTGGCATCACTTCGAAAACCGAAACCATCACAGAAACGGTGGAATTTGGGGCAATCGGGCGAAATAATGTGCGGGATTCGGCCAGAAATCACGCCTTGCGCCTGCTAATCACCGCCTCATCTCAATTTTGA
- a CDS encoding phosphatidylglycerophosphatase A family protein, which translates to MSKFIATVFYVGYLRPAPGTWGSLAGVLFALIIQIFGGFPTLVAATVIVFLIGWWATAAMTRGSDNHDPSEVVVDEVVGQWIALFVVSYGTWKMDLPALAMYPGWIAGFFFFRLFDIWKPSIVGWADRRGDALGVMLDDVFAGVFAAIAVTILGGLYHMVIL; encoded by the coding sequence ATGAGCAAATTCATCGCGACTGTCTTTTATGTCGGCTACCTGCGTCCTGCACCGGGCACTTGGGGGTCTTTGGCTGGGGTGCTCTTTGCCTTGATCATTCAAATTTTTGGCGGCTTTCCGACTTTGGTCGCTGCCACTGTCATTGTATTCCTCATCGGCTGGTGGGCCACCGCGGCCATGACGCGCGGCAGTGACAATCACGACCCCAGCGAGGTTGTCGTCGACGAAGTCGTCGGCCAATGGATCGCGCTATTTGTCGTAAGCTATGGCACTTGGAAAATGGACCTCCCTGCCCTTGCCATGTATCCTGGCTGGATTGCAGGCTTTTTCTTCTTCCGCCTCTTTGACATTTGGAAACCCTCTATTGTCGGTTGGGCCGACCGTCGCGGAGACGCCTTGGGCGTGATGCTGGATGACGTCTTTGCGGGTGTCTTCGCAGCCATCGCGGTCACCATATTGGGTGGCCTCTATCACATGGTGATCCTGTGA
- a CDS encoding ammonium transporter gives MNGADTAWIIVATALVLMMTLPGLALFYGGLVRARNVLSVFMHCYAIACLMSVLWLVFGYSIAFGGGTSGYWGGLDKMFLSGVTTDSLSGTLPEVLFFAFQMTFAIITPALIVGAYVERIGFGFVLLFSALWMLICYAPVVHWVWGGGLLADGGIFGDSGVRDFAGGIVVHETAGIAALVIAVLLGARKNSTTPPHAPWMVMVGAALLWVGWFGFNGGSQLAADGGAAMALTVTHISAATASLTWALWEKFKYGKASLVGLVTGTIAGLASITPASGFVGPVEALIIGAVAGVLCQEAVNVIRNMLKIDDTLDVFAVHGVGGIFGTIMIAVFGQASFAAQLGSLAIVGVFTLVVTFVLVKVVGMITPLRVDEETETTGLDLTVHGERAYDVSS, from the coding sequence ATGAACGGAGCGGATACCGCCTGGATCATCGTCGCCACGGCGCTCGTGCTGATGATGACACTGCCGGGGCTGGCACTTTTTTACGGAGGCCTCGTGCGCGCGCGCAACGTCCTCAGCGTCTTTATGCATTGCTATGCGATTGCCTGCTTGATGAGCGTTCTGTGGCTCGTCTTTGGCTACTCCATCGCCTTTGGCGGCGGCACGTCGGGATACTGGGGTGGTCTGGACAAGATGTTCCTGTCGGGCGTCACCACGGATAGCCTGTCTGGCACCCTGCCCGAGGTTCTTTTCTTTGCATTCCAGATGACCTTCGCGATCATCACACCAGCGCTGATCGTTGGCGCCTATGTGGAGCGCATCGGCTTTGGCTTTGTGCTGCTGTTTTCCGCGCTATGGATGCTGATCTGCTACGCGCCGGTTGTGCACTGGGTCTGGGGCGGCGGCCTCCTCGCGGATGGCGGCATCTTTGGCGATAGCGGCGTGCGTGACTTTGCAGGCGGCATCGTGGTGCACGAGACCGCGGGTATCGCGGCGCTGGTGATCGCGGTTCTGCTAGGCGCACGTAAGAACAGCACAACGCCTCCGCATGCACCTTGGATGGTCATGGTTGGCGCAGCACTTCTGTGGGTCGGTTGGTTCGGCTTTAACGGCGGCTCTCAGCTCGCGGCAGACGGCGGCGCGGCGATGGCTCTGACCGTCACCCATATCTCTGCAGCCACCGCTTCCCTGACCTGGGCCCTGTGGGAGAAATTTAAATACGGCAAAGCCTCTCTGGTGGGTCTGGTCACCGGTACCATCGCAGGTCTGGCGTCTATCACACCGGCATCCGGTTTTGTCGGCCCTGTTGAGGCGCTGATCATCGGTGCAGTTGCAGGCGTTCTCTGCCAAGAGGCCGTGAACGTGATCCGCAACATGCTGAAAATTGACGACACGCTCGATGTCTTCGCAGTTCACGGCGTGGGCGGCATCTTCGGCACCATCATGATCGCGGTCTTCGGCCAAGCGTCTTTCGCAGCGCAGCTCGGATCACTGGCGATCGTGGGTGTGTTCACTCTGGTTGTGACCTTTGTGCTGGTGAAAGTCGTCGGTATGATCACACCGCTGCGTGTGGATGAGGAAACAGAGACCACCGGCCTGGACCTGACTGTACACGGCGAACGCGCTTACGACGTCAGCTCGTAA
- the lipA gene encoding lipoyl synthase codes for MRDLKIPEQRHPEKAHRPDNAQPKKPKWIRVKAPTGEGYNATKKIMREHNLATVCEEAACPNAGECWSQGHATMMIMGEVCTRACTFCNIATGKPPEDLDPFEPGRVADAVQKLGLNHVVITSVDRDDIEDGGAEHFAQTIRAIRHRSPGTTIEILTPDFIRCDPSVLKIVTDAKPDVFNHNLETVPGLYPEVRPGARYFHSLRLLQRVKELDPEIFTKSGIMVGLGEDRQAVMQVMEDMRAADIDFLTIGQYLQPTPKHHAVDRFVTPEEFEQYEKAAYGKGFLMVSATPLTRSSYHAGDDFVRLRDNRRAKLARA; via the coding sequence GTGAGAGACCTGAAGATCCCAGAGCAGCGCCATCCTGAAAAAGCCCATCGGCCGGACAATGCCCAGCCGAAGAAACCCAAATGGATCCGCGTCAAGGCGCCAACAGGAGAGGGCTATAACGCGACCAAAAAGATCATGCGCGAGCATAACCTTGCGACAGTCTGCGAAGAGGCGGCCTGTCCAAACGCGGGCGAATGCTGGTCCCAGGGTCACGCGACCATGATGATCATGGGCGAGGTCTGCACCCGCGCCTGCACATTCTGCAATATCGCCACCGGCAAGCCACCAGAGGATCTGGACCCGTTTGAACCGGGCCGCGTGGCCGATGCGGTCCAGAAACTTGGCCTTAACCACGTGGTCATCACCTCGGTGGATCGTGACGACATCGAAGACGGCGGAGCCGAGCATTTCGCCCAAACCATCCGCGCGATCCGCCACCGCAGCCCGGGCACCACGATTGAAATCCTGACACCGGACTTCATCCGCTGTGATCCTTCGGTGCTGAAAATCGTGACCGACGCGAAACCTGACGTCTTCAACCACAATCTTGAAACCGTCCCGGGCCTCTACCCAGAAGTGCGCCCTGGCGCGCGTTATTTCCATTCTCTGCGCCTGTTGCAGCGCGTCAAAGAACTCGACCCAGAGATCTTCACCAAATCTGGCATCATGGTCGGCCTTGGCGAAGACCGTCAGGCCGTGATGCAAGTCATGGAAGACATGCGCGCCGCCGACATCGATTTCCTGACCATCGGCCAGTATCTGCAGCCAACCCCGAAGCACCACGCGGTGGACCGTTTCGTGACGCCAGAAGAGTTCGAGCAATACGAGAAAGCCGCCTATGGCAAAGGCTTCCTCATGGTCTCAGCCACACCGCTCACCCGCAGCTCCTATCACGCAGGCGATGACTTCGTCCGCCTGCGCGACAACCGCCGCGCAAAACTCGCGCGTGCCTAA
- a CDS encoding cytochrome c codes for MGRFIRLIFVLALLGLAVFFFVTRPGQVDSASFDGLTADPVHGKDVFHAAGCASCHVAPKAEIGDAPVLAGGQAFPSDFGTFYAPNISPDPVAGIGGWNTVDFANAVQKGVSPAGKHYYPAFPYVSYAKITPQDVVDLKAFMETLPASGEANTPHDVGFPFSYRRALGGWKLLFGASDWVVSDVGTPELERGRYLVEALGHCGECHTPRNALGGLDRASWLTGSVLPGEGKVPGITPSELDWSPEDIAYYLESGFTPSFDSAGGAMAHVVENMSKLPVEDRNAIAAYVASLP; via the coding sequence ATGGGACGTTTTATCCGTTTGATCTTTGTGCTGGCCCTTCTTGGGCTGGCCGTTTTCTTTTTCGTGACGCGACCCGGACAGGTCGACAGCGCCAGCTTTGACGGTCTGACAGCGGATCCGGTACATGGCAAAGACGTGTTTCATGCCGCGGGCTGTGCATCCTGTCACGTCGCCCCAAAGGCCGAGATCGGCGATGCTCCGGTTTTGGCGGGCGGTCAGGCCTTTCCTTCGGATTTCGGGACCTTCTATGCGCCTAACATCTCGCCGGATCCAGTGGCGGGGATTGGCGGCTGGAACACGGTTGACTTCGCGAATGCGGTTCAGAAAGGCGTAAGCCCTGCGGGGAAACACTATTATCCCGCATTTCCCTATGTGTCCTACGCCAAGATCACGCCGCAGGATGTGGTGGATCTGAAGGCCTTTATGGAGACCCTACCCGCCTCTGGCGAAGCGAACACTCCCCATGATGTGGGGTTCCCCTTTAGCTACCGACGCGCTTTGGGCGGATGGAAACTGCTCTTTGGGGCCAGCGACTGGGTTGTGAGTGATGTTGGAACGCCTGAACTGGAGCGCGGCCGCTATCTGGTCGAAGCGCTAGGACACTGCGGCGAATGCCATACGCCGCGGAACGCACTAGGTGGCTTGGATCGCGCGTCGTGGCTGACTGGATCTGTCTTGCCGGGCGAAGGCAAAGTGCCAGGTATCACCCCATCAGAGCTTGATTGGAGCCCTGAAGACATCGCCTATTATCTGGAAAGCGGCTTCACACCCAGCTTTGACAGCGCCGGCGGCGCAATGGCGCATGTGGTTGAGAACATGTCGAAATTACCAGTAGAGGACCGCAACGCGATTGCGGCCTATGTGGCGTCTTTGCCATAA
- a CDS encoding DUF6456 domain-containing protein: MSERTRDHNLNSIPTWVPPYAVRYLAHTEKGVSIRELARHSKCHASTIMRQIRRVESRRDDPLIDSALAALSARVSPTKPPLSATETIGMDGHVVDPPASDETLDAAALEVLTGLSHSGAILAVAQDLDKAVVMREGLNGQSERTAVTDRAVAEAMALKDWISCKSGGRVARYVITPQGRAALQRLLARRENSATGFQEAQAEFETQPQARQVGRVRFHSSEGPMAVLARRRDKDGTPYLSRELVRAGERLREDFELAHLEPGLTQDWSHFLTPTQTTKSSRSPASGPATARARVTAALETLGDGLSDVVLRCCCHMDGMEATEKHLGWPARSGKVVLRIALTRLAEHYRNCDPEVGDLIW; the protein is encoded by the coding sequence ATGTCGGAGAGGACCAGAGACCACAACCTGAACAGCATTCCCACCTGGGTGCCACCCTATGCGGTGCGCTACTTGGCCCATACGGAAAAAGGTGTTTCAATTCGAGAGCTTGCGCGACATTCCAAATGTCATGCATCGACCATCATGCGCCAGATCAGGCGGGTTGAATCCCGTCGTGACGATCCCTTGATCGATTCCGCTTTGGCTGCACTCAGCGCCCGCGTGTCTCCGACCAAACCGCCCCTCTCAGCGACGGAGACAATTGGGATGGATGGTCATGTAGTTGATCCCCCAGCCAGCGACGAAACTTTGGATGCAGCGGCCCTTGAGGTCCTGACGGGCCTTAGTCATTCAGGCGCCATTCTTGCGGTCGCACAGGATCTTGATAAGGCCGTGGTCATGCGCGAGGGATTGAACGGGCAAAGTGAGCGCACGGCAGTCACGGACCGCGCGGTAGCAGAGGCCATGGCGCTCAAGGATTGGATTTCCTGCAAGTCCGGCGGGCGGGTGGCACGCTATGTGATCACGCCGCAGGGAAGGGCGGCTCTGCAGAGGCTATTGGCGCGGCGCGAAAATTCTGCAACGGGGTTTCAAGAGGCACAGGCCGAGTTTGAAACCCAACCTCAGGCGCGCCAAGTCGGCCGTGTCCGCTTTCACAGTTCTGAGGGCCCGATGGCTGTGCTGGCCCGTCGCCGTGACAAGGATGGCACACCGTACCTGTCGCGTGAGCTGGTGCGGGCAGGGGAGCGGTTGCGCGAGGATTTTGAACTGGCACATCTAGAGCCGGGGCTAACGCAAGATTGGTCCCATTTCCTGACACCAACGCAAACCACCAAGTCCTCAAGGTCTCCGGCAAGCGGACCAGCGACAGCGCGGGCCCGGGTGACCGCCGCGCTCGAAACTCTGGGCGATGGGTTGTCGGATGTGGTCCTCAGGTGCTGCTGTCACATGGACGGTATGGAGGCGACAGAAAAACACCTCGGGTGGCCTGCGCGGTCGGGCAAAGTGGTTCTGCGGATCGCCTTGACGAGGCTTGCTGAACATTACCGCAATTGCGATCCCGAGGTCGGCGATCTGATCTGGTAA
- a CDS encoding two-component system sensor histidine kinase NtrB, giving the protein MMSDSALWASLPIPAIMVDKDDCIQDINGVAEVFLNASAKSIKGTPVWDRIAIDAPLEQAFARARKQNSSLFVNDADVGTGNAPPMQCNLQIAPVQGSDGDMLFLFEPQELASRVSISESVKNAAKSAIGMAEMLAHEIKNPLAGITGAAQLLSMNLKPEDLELTDLIVEESRRIVKLLEQVEQFGNLQPPAHTAVNIHDVLDRARRSALLGFGAHMTIKEEYDPSLPFALGDSDQLLQVILNLLKNASEAAGKSGIIRLRSYFEHSFRLRRNDGSGQSLPLQIEVIDDGPGLPQDIKGDIFDPFVSGRENGTGLGLALVSKIISDHGGWISVDSVPGKTVFRISLPRAPKNLIPAKET; this is encoded by the coding sequence ATGATGTCAGATTCAGCGCTCTGGGCCTCGCTGCCGATCCCCGCGATCATGGTCGACAAGGATGACTGTATTCAGGATATCAACGGGGTGGCCGAGGTGTTCCTGAATGCCTCTGCCAAGTCGATCAAAGGCACGCCGGTCTGGGATCGCATCGCGATTGATGCGCCGCTAGAGCAGGCCTTTGCCCGGGCGCGCAAGCAGAATTCCTCGCTGTTTGTGAATGACGCGGACGTAGGCACCGGCAACGCGCCCCCCATGCAATGCAATCTGCAAATCGCGCCAGTTCAGGGGTCCGACGGAGACATGTTGTTCCTGTTTGAGCCTCAGGAGTTGGCAAGCCGTGTCTCGATTTCAGAAAGCGTGAAGAACGCCGCGAAATCCGCGATCGGCATGGCGGAAATGCTGGCGCATGAGATCAAGAATCCTCTGGCGGGGATCACCGGTGCGGCTCAGCTTTTGTCGATGAACCTGAAGCCCGAGGATCTGGAGCTGACCGATCTGATCGTCGAAGAAAGCCGCCGGATTGTGAAGCTGCTGGAGCAGGTCGAGCAGTTCGGCAACCTACAGCCACCCGCCCATACGGCGGTGAATATCCACGACGTTCTGGACCGCGCGCGCCGGTCTGCGCTCTTGGGTTTTGGCGCGCATATGACCATCAAGGAAGAGTACGATCCCTCGCTGCCTTTTGCTTTGGGCGACAGCGATCAGCTCTTGCAGGTCATTCTGAACCTGTTGAAGAACGCCTCAGAAGCTGCTGGAAAGTCAGGCATAATTCGTCTGAGGTCCTACTTTGAGCATAGCTTCAGGCTGCGGCGCAATGACGGCTCGGGCCAGTCGCTGCCGCTCCAAATTGAGGTCATCGACGATGGCCCAGGATTGCCTCAGGACATCAAGGGCGACATCTTTGATCCCTTTGTCTCGGGGCGTGAAAACGGTACGGGGCTTGGCCTCGCGTTGGTGAGTAAAATTATCTCTGATCACGGGGGCTGGATCTCGGTGGATTCTGTGCCAGGCAAGACGGTGTTCCGCATCTCTCTACCCCGCGCCCCTAAAAACCTCATTCCTGCGAAGGAGACTTAA
- the dusB gene encoding tRNA dihydrouridine synthase DusB — translation MSIRLNDIILDPPVFLAPLAGITDLPFRELVARFGAGLVVSEMIASQDLINAKPGVREKAELGFGVAGTSVQIAGCEAYWMAEAAKMAEANGARIIDINMGCPAKKVTSTSGAGASGSALMREPDLAISLIEAVVEAVNVPVTLKTRLGWDDDMLNAPELVARAEAVGIQMVTIHGRTRCQFYKGAADWGAISKVKEAVDIPVIANGDIVDTVTAKEALRQSGADGVMLGRGVQGRPWLPAVVASEIYGAAIPEIPSADEFIQMVSEHYDAMLSFYGTPLGVKVARKHLGWYMDEAGCDKPLRTAVLTAKTPAEVMRLLPDALGAGPERSAA, via the coding sequence GTGAGCATTCGACTCAACGACATAATTCTGGATCCGCCGGTCTTTTTGGCGCCGTTGGCTGGAATCACCGATCTGCCGTTTCGGGAGTTGGTTGCGCGCTTTGGCGCGGGTTTAGTCGTGTCTGAAATGATCGCGTCTCAGGATTTGATTAACGCTAAGCCGGGTGTCCGTGAGAAAGCCGAGCTTGGGTTTGGCGTTGCGGGCACCTCTGTGCAGATCGCGGGATGCGAGGCCTATTGGATGGCTGAGGCCGCGAAAATGGCCGAGGCCAATGGCGCGCGGATCATTGACATCAATATGGGCTGTCCCGCCAAGAAAGTGACAAGCACCAGCGGGGCAGGCGCGTCAGGCTCGGCTCTGATGCGCGAGCCGGATCTGGCGATTTCCTTGATCGAAGCTGTGGTTGAGGCGGTGAATGTGCCGGTGACGCTGAAAACCCGTTTGGGCTGGGATGATGACATGCTCAATGCGCCCGAGCTGGTGGCGCGGGCTGAGGCGGTTGGCATTCAGATGGTGACGATCCACGGGCGCACGCGGTGTCAATTCTATAAGGGCGCGGCGGATTGGGGCGCGATTTCTAAGGTCAAAGAGGCTGTCGACATTCCAGTCATTGCGAATGGCGACATTGTGGACACGGTGACGGCCAAAGAGGCGTTGAGGCAGTCCGGCGCGGATGGCGTAATGTTGGGGCGCGGCGTGCAAGGGCGGCCTTGGCTGCCTGCGGTGGTCGCGTCAGAGATCTATGGAGCGGCGATACCGGAAATCCCCAGCGCTGACGAATTTATTCAAATGGTATCAGAGCATTATGACGCGATGCTCAGTTTCTACGGCACGCCTTTGGGCGTCAAAGTCGCGCGTAAACATTTGGGATGGTACATGGACGAAGCAGGCTGCGACAAGCCTTTGCGCACAGCAGTTTTAACGGCGAAAACACCGGCCGAGGTGATGCGGCTTTTGCCCGACGCCTTGGGTGCGGGCCCTGAAAGGAGCGCGGCATGA
- the hpt gene encoding hypoxanthine phosphoribosyltransferase, protein MTQPAYVIDKMISAKSIDARIEELCSEIRREFADTDKLVVVGLLRGSFVFIADLVRELDLPVEVDFLEASSYGDAMESSREVRILKDLRGEIEGRDVLVVEDIVDTGHTLHHVSRFLQNRSPRKMKTIALLDKPSRREADVRADWVGFEIPDEFVVGYGIDYAQRNRNLPFIGKVRFVEE, encoded by the coding sequence ATGACACAGCCAGCTTATGTGATCGACAAAATGATCTCGGCCAAAAGCATCGACGCGCGGATCGAAGAGCTTTGCAGCGAAATCCGGCGGGAGTTTGCGGACACGGACAAGCTGGTTGTTGTGGGGCTGTTGCGTGGCTCTTTCGTCTTTATCGCAGATCTTGTGCGAGAGCTGGACCTACCGGTCGAAGTCGACTTCCTTGAGGCGTCCTCCTACGGCGACGCCATGGAAAGCAGTCGCGAGGTGCGGATCCTCAAAGATCTGCGTGGCGAAATCGAAGGCCGCGATGTGTTGGTGGTGGAGGATATCGTCGACACGGGGCACACGCTGCACCATGTGTCTCGCTTCCTGCAGAACCGATCCCCGCGCAAAATGAAGACCATTGCGCTGTTGGACAAACCCAGCCGTCGCGAAGCCGATGTGCGCGCCGATTGGGTGGGCTTTGAGATCCCCGATGAATTCGTTGTCGGTTATGGCATTGATTACGCTCAAAGAAACCGGAACCTGCCCTTTATCGGCAAGGTACGTTTCGTCGAGGAATAG
- a CDS encoding type II toxin-antitoxin system RatA family toxin, whose amino-acid sequence MPRHSETRVLPYTATQMYALVADVASYPQFLPWCAAARIRSRVPEGAAEVMLADLVISFKVFREKFGSRVTLFESEKSIDTEYLDGPFKYLKSTWKFKDVEGGCEVDFFVDFEFKNAILQGVIGVVFNEAMNRIVRAFENRAAELYA is encoded by the coding sequence ATGCCACGCCATTCCGAAACTCGAGTGCTGCCCTATACGGCGACGCAGATGTATGCGCTGGTGGCAGACGTGGCGTCCTATCCGCAGTTTCTACCCTGGTGCGCGGCTGCGCGCATTCGCTCGCGCGTGCCTGAGGGCGCAGCAGAGGTCATGCTGGCGGATCTAGTGATCTCGTTCAAAGTGTTTCGCGAGAAATTCGGGTCGCGGGTGACGCTGTTTGAAAGCGAGAAATCCATAGATACAGAATATCTGGATGGCCCGTTCAAATACCTCAAGTCTACTTGGAAATTCAAAGACGTAGAGGGCGGATGCGAAGTCGATTTCTTTGTCGATTTCGAGTTCAAAAATGCGATCTTGCAGGGCGTCATCGGCGTTGTCTTCAACGAGGCCATGAACCGCATCGTGCGCGCCTTTGAAAATCGCGCGGCCGAGCTTTACGCATAA
- a CDS encoding c-type cytochrome, with protein MAKKLLTTLTLMASMTAGAAFAGGHIEGAIKARQGQMQLYAHYLGILGGMARGNADYDAAAAQAAADNLLAVASLNAGSLWPQGSDMDSAEGTRAKAAIWENFPDVGAKSMALTSAAANMATAAGTDLDSLRAAMGDLGGTCGACHKAYRGR; from the coding sequence ATGGCCAAGAAACTACTCACCACCCTTACATTGATGGCCTCAATGACAGCCGGCGCCGCCTTTGCCGGCGGGCATATCGAGGGCGCAATAAAGGCCCGGCAAGGTCAGATGCAACTTTACGCACATTACCTTGGCATCCTTGGCGGCATGGCGCGCGGCAATGCGGATTATGACGCCGCAGCGGCGCAGGCCGCAGCAGACAACCTGCTGGCGGTGGCGTCTCTGAACGCGGGTTCTCTCTGGCCACAGGGCTCTGATATGGACAGTGCGGAAGGTACCCGCGCGAAGGCGGCGATCTGGGAGAACTTCCCTGATGTGGGCGCGAAATCCATGGCGCTGACAAGTGCTGCAGCCAATATGGCCACTGCAGCAGGCACCGACCTTGACTCCCTGCGCGCCGCGATGGGCGATCTGGGCGGCACTTGTGGTGCATGTCACAAGGCCTATCGGGGTCGCTAA